In one Bactrocera tryoni isolate S06 chromosome 5, CSIRO_BtryS06_freeze2, whole genome shotgun sequence genomic region, the following are encoded:
- the LOC120777475 gene encoding sodium-coupled monocarboxylate transporter 1 has product MSPLMATLLKLLFLCALAHSSNSLAVPDNNAQRYQQAPTISSIVAEKVVKPSPPYLLVRGDSTFAPSDDALSALDATDSAERHNFDAAAQILLAMYKEQTSGTESVEGMEQCNDPSHKAAFSGYDYTILLSMLIISLGIGIFYGFFHKSGSSSEDFLLGSGMSIFPVTLSLTTSFITAIELLGNPSEMYLQGTQFVLIVIPMIMVIPVAVKIFYPIYFKMELTSCYEYLGIRFGKEIRILGAVLYVIQMCFYTAVAVLAPAIALSKATGLNTKVAVILIYLVCVFYSSQGGMKAVVIADTFQAAVLAISLVLVVALGSYYSGNAIEIFNTAADRHRLEFFNFDFDPTTRHTVWSVVIGGFFYWTSLFCTNQASVQKCMSLKSLKLAKVALGFAILGLVIVFLMNFYTGLMIFNHYADCDPLNAGRITASDQLLPYYIISTYEHIYTIAGIFVAGIFAASLGTVASALNSLSAVTCEDLLVNGMNIKITPDKGALYAKWMSLGYGILSFGLVFIVEKLGGVLQATLTLNGLIGGVTLGLFVLGIAFKRANTRGAFYGGLLSLAIVIFIGVMAQIVNVDPIELPLSVAHCDCQVNATTVLLPTTVEAVPLTGFSSWPIFKLSYMWYSMIGTLLTIFLGLLISLIVAAVQRHNVLKISSTREEHVCSKPETPPQFSTEIKVIAKSEPTAVEKPVGHVNLAIRLDDE; this is encoded by the exons atgtctCCACTAATGGCCACTTTGCTGAAACTCTTGTTCCTTTGCGCTTTAGCGCACAGCAGCAACTCGTTGGCCGTGCCAGATAATAATGCTCAAAGGTATCAACAAGCACCCACGATCAGTTCCATCGTCGCTGAGAAAGTAGTGAAACCATCTCCACCGTATTTACTGGTGCGTGGCGATTCCACATTTGCGCCGTCAGATGACGCGCTCTCCGCTTTGGATGCAACAGATTCGGCGGAAAGACACAACTTTGATGCGGCCGCGCAAATATTGTTGGCAATGTACAAGGAGCAAACAAGTGGGACTGAGAGCGTTGAGGGAATGGAGCAATGCAACGATCCCTCACATAAAGCAGCTTTCTCCGGTTACGATTATACAATACTGCTCTCTATGTTGATTATATCACTGGGTATTGGCATTTTTTACGGCTTCTTCCACAAGTCGGGCAGCTCATCGGAGGACTTTTTACTTGGCTCCGGTATGTCTATCTTTCCGGTTACCCTCAGTTTGACTACGAGTTTCATCACGGCCATTGAATTGTTGGGTAACCCATCGGAGATGTACCTACAGGGCACGCAATTTGTGTTGATTG TTATTCCAATGATTATGGTCATACCGGTTGCTGTGAAGATATTCTATCccatttatttcaaaatggaGCTGACGAGCTGCTATGAATATCTGGGTATACGTTTTGGAAAGGAGATACGTATTTTGGGAGCCGTTTTGTATGTCATACAG ATGTGTTTCTACACCGCCGTAGCAGTGCTGGCACCGGCGATCGCGCTCTCTAAAGCCACAGGCCTAAACACAAAAGTTGCTGTGATTCTAATTTACTTAGTCTGTGTGTTCTACTCCTCTCAGGGCGGCATGAAGGCGGTGGTAATTGCCGATACTTTTCAG GCTGCTGTTTTGGCCATTTCCTTGGTGCTAGTTGTTGCTTTGGGTAGTTATTATAGCGGTAATGCTATTGAGATCTTCAACACGGCAGCCGATCGTCATCGTTTGGAGTTTTTCAA CTTTGATTTCGATCCGACTACGCGTCACACAGTTTGGTCCGTGGTGATCGGTGGTTTCTTCTATTGGACCTCCTTATTCTGCACCAATCAGGCATCGGTGCAGAAGTGCATGTCATTGAAATCGCTAAAGTTAGCGAAAGTGGCCTTGGGCTTTGCTATACTCGGGCTAGTTATCGTATTTCTCATGAACTTCTACACCGGTCTGATGATCTTCAACCATTACGCTGATTGTGATCCACTAAATGCTGGCCGTATCACCGCTTCCGATCAACTATTGCCCTACTACATCATTAGCACCTACGAACATATCTACACGATTGCTGGCATTTTTGTTGCAGGCATCTTTGCGGCCAGCTTGGGTACCGTGGCGTCCGCCTTGAATTCGCTCTCTGCGGTGACGTGTGAAGATCTGCTCGTGAATGGCATGAATATCAAAATCACACCGGACAAGGGTGCACTCTACGCCAAATGGATGTCCTTGGGTTATGGCATATTATCCTTCGGTTTGGTTTTCATCGTTGAAAAGTTGGGTGGTGTGCTGCAGGCGACGCTAACGTTGAACGGCCTCATCGGTGGCGTCACTTTGGGTCTCTTCGTGCTTGGAATTGCTTTTAAGCGCGCCAATACACGGGGTGCTTTCTATGGTGGCTTGCTCTCGTTGGCCATCGTCATATTCATTGGTGTGATGGCGCAAATTGTCAACGTGGATCCCATTGAACTACCCTTATCGGTTGCGCATTGCGACTGCCAAGTGAATGCCACAACTGTGCTCTTGCCGACTACTGTGGAGGCGGTGCCACTAACCGGATTTAG CTCCTGGCCAATCTTTAAGCTCAGCTACATGTGGTACTCGATGATAGGCACTTTGCTTACAATATTTCTGGGTTTGCTCATCTCGCTTATTGTTGCTGCCGTGCAACGGCATAATGTGCTCAAGATAAGCTCTACGCGCGAGGAGCACGTTTGTAGCAAACCAGAGACTCCACCACAATTCAGCACTGAGATCAAAGTGATTGCCAAGTCGGAGCCAACAGCCGTCGAGAAGCCAGTGGGACATGTAAATCTGGCCATACGTTTGGACGACGAATGA